The DNA segment CAACGGTACTCTCATCCTCAGCGCTCCAATGATAGTGCGGCGCTGTTGTTCTGATAATCGTCTTGTGAATAGGTTTAAACTGCTAGGAAATTCGCCAGTCTCCGCCGCTTTCTGTAAGTCAGCCACAGGAATAGATTCGGCAAATAACCCAAATCTCACTACGACTGTCTCAGCTGCTTGGACAGGAGTATTTGTAGCAAAAAACTGTGTGAGGCTAAATGTGCAGACAAGACCTGCAAAAATTTTTATACTTTTCCAAGTGATTCTCATAAGAATATTTTTAATATAGTACTTACGGGAATATAGCGAATATCAGTGTATTTAGCTACTATAATCTACAAAAAATCGCAGGCAATCGGGAATAGAAGATAGTAAAACTAGGTTGCACAACATAAGAGACTGCTAGATAAAAAATTATCGAAATGTAGGGTGCGTCAGTATGAATAATTTATGAGTATAGCTAGGTTTTATCCCACTGACGCACCCTACTAAACCATCAATTTCGGATAATTTATTTTTTGGTGTTCCCTGATCTCAGATGATGTCATTTATGCCATTGCTAGATGTAGGCTAGTAAACAAGTACCTGAACCTAATCAATTATACCCATAGTGTTTCTGTCCTCTTTCCCTGGAAAAAGTATAAAAATGCCTATGTTTACTAAGTCAAAGCGGGTTGTATGTACAGTTTTTTCCCTTGGGGTTCTTTGTTACACCCAACTAGCCTCAGCCACTATTACCTTACCTCTGCGTAGTAAAAAAGGTATGGTAGTATCTGCCCATCCTTTGGCAAGTGAGACTGGTGTGGCAATGTTACGCAAAGGTGGTAATGCAGTCGATGCAGCAGTAGCCACAACTTTGGCAATTTCCGTAGTTGAGCCATTTTCTGCCGGAATTGGTGGCGGGGGATTTTTGCTGATGCGTTCCCAGAAAACAGGAGAAATCAAAGCGTTAGATTTTCGGGAACGCGCACCCCTCAAAGCCACGAGAAAGATGTATTTGGATGATGCAGGTAAGGTGCGTCCAAATGCAAGTGTCAACGGTTATTTGGCGGTAGCTACACCAGGAACGATCGCCGGGATGTATGAAGTGCATCGTCGTTATGGTAAATTACCCTGGCATGAGGTGGTAAAACCTGCGATCGCACTAGCGAAAGATGGTTTTGTTCTTGATCAAAAACCCACTTGGCGATCAATCCAAGTTTATGAAACCCGCAAACAAGCAATTCTCAGCAACCAAGCAGCACGGGAAATCTTCACTCGCAACGGTGAATTTTATCAGCCTGGGGAAAAGTTGGTGCAGCGTGATTTGGCAGGTACTTTGGAAGCGATCGCCCAAAATCCCCAAAGCTTTTACACTGGTAATATTGCCCGTGCGATCGCGGCTGATATGGCGAAAAATGGCGGTTTAATTACCTTAGCAGACCTGAAAGCCTACAAACCCATCTGGCGTAATCCTGTCTGTGGCAATTTCCGTCAAGCTAAAATCTGCTCAATGCCACCACCTTCATCAGGCGGTGTGTTGCTATTGCAGATGTTAAATATTATTGGTGACACAGATTTAAAATCCTGGGGTTGGCATCATCCCGATGCGTTGCATTTATTCACAGAAGCAATGAAAATTACCTACAGCGATCGCTCACAATATTTAGGCGACCCCGATTTTGTCAAAATTCCTCTACAAGCACTGATTAGTCCAGCCTACGGCAAAAAGCGTCGTGCAGAAATTGATTTACACAGAGCCACACCCTCAACCCAAGTCAAACCCATTGCCCCAGAAATTTTACAACAATTGGAGAAAGCAGAGATTCCCCAGAGAATATATGCAAATCGCTATGAATCTCCCGAAACCAGCCATATAAATGTCGTCGATGAAGAACGTAATGCAGTCAGCCTCACTTTTACCGTTAATTATGGTTTTGGTTCTGGAGTGGTTGCATCGGGGACTGGTATTTTGCTCAACGATGAAATGGACGATTTTGCTGCTGCGCCAGGGGTTCCCAATGTATTTGGGTTAGTAGGCAGCGAAGCCAATGCGATTTCACCCCGCAAAACTCCCTTATCGAGTATGACACCAACTATCATCACCGAGAACGAACGCCTCCGTATGGTAGTAGGTGCGCCTGGTGGTAGCACCATCATTACTCAAGTTTTGCAAATTATTCTCAATGTTTTAGAATACAATATGAATGTTGGTGCAGCCGTATCTGTCCCACGCATACATCACCAGTGGCTACCCGATGAATTACGAGTAGAAACTTGGGGATTAGACGCGCTTACCCTACAAGACTTACGCCGACGCGGACATAACATCAAAGAAACTAATCCTTGGGGTAATATTAATGCGATCGTTGTCACCAAAGAAGGCGACTTAGAAGGCGCAGCCGACCCACGCGGCGAAGGTTCTCCCAGAGGAGATATGAAACTAATAACTAATGACTAATGACTACTGTCCATTAACCATAGACTCTGCATGAACACTGCTACCAAATTCGTTGGCACGGGCGCTGGGAACTAATGTCCAGCCTGCTTTTAGTAACTTCTGATAGGTTGCCCAACCTTTTGAGCCACCTGGAATCTGATAATCTGGTACTGAATATTGGGGAAAAGCTGTGTATGGTCGCCAGGGCTGGCTGGGAGCAGTTTGCAGATATAAAATCTTGTCCCCATCTCCGCTAGTCTTAGATATCCAGCACATTTGTCGATACATGGCAGACTCCTTTGCATTAAGTGCATATTGCATATTGACAGAATTTTGTCAACGGTTACATCACCCTTGTGGGATAATTTGAGTGTTCTTAGGGTATGTCAACTTATGTACAATCTAAAATCGTACAATTACGTAAATAAATATGAGATATTTAGATTGCTTATCATCAGCTAATTAGGGAAAAAAGCCGAAGAAGCTTCATACCTGCCTTTAATCTAGGATTAAGATTTTTTCAATGGTATATGCGGTTTTCATAAGCGTATGTATCAAGAGTTACTTTTTTAGAAAATATTTAAAGTTTTATTTCAAAAAAAGAGTTTTGACGGTGCGACTAGGGAATAGAAAAGGTGAGTTCCCTGTGGGGATGAAGGGGTAATGGGGAAGGAATAATGACCAATTACCCATGACTACACGATCGCCCGAATTTCTTCTACAATCTGCCCATAGTCAGAGTCAGACAAAACTGGCTGAGAATCTTGTAGTTGTATGGGTGAGGTGATATCAATCCATGATTTGCAGCCGCCATATTCTGCACGGTAGGGAATTTCCTGCTCTTGGGGTAGTTTGTAAGTCCGCAGGAGGAGAATAAATATTGGCTGTTGTGGTTTCCATTTTAGGCGATCGCTAATAAAATTCTCGTTCCAAATATGGAAAGGTAATAAAGCGTTGACGCTTACCTCATCACTGATTGGCAGAATATCGGTAATTTGCGCCCAACTTCCTATCCTCACCGTTTCTGGATGCCAACCAGATGTTACTGGCTGTACAAGACCTGCATATTCAGTCTTGAGTAAGGAAGGCTGTTGATGTTCATAGGTGGGATAGAGCAGAACCTGTTCATGAGCTACTTGGAAGCGTCCCTTGTTTTCATGAATACCGCCTTTCCGCAGTAACATGATTGTTTTGCCGCCTTCTAAGGCATTTATCGCCACTGCCCATTCTTTGAGGGTATGCACCGTTGTAGTCAAGTCGCTTCGCTCCAATTCAAAATTCAAAATTCAAAATTCAAAATTAAAGACAATGTTGGAGAAGCCTTCGCGGTAGCGTTGCGTAGCAAAGGGTATTTTGCATTTTGAATTCTATTAGCATCGGCATTTACTGTAACTCTGATTTAATTTGAAGCAAAGACCGTTAAAGTATGAAACTATCCAGGGAAGTGAATTTAGAGAACTTTTATGGAAAAGCGAACATTAGGCACATCTGATGTCAAAATCTCACCCATTCTCATGGGAACTTGGCAAGCCGGGAAGAAAATGTGGGTGGGAATTGAAGATGCTGACTCGATTAAAACCATTCGGGCGGCTTTTGAGGCAGGAATTACCACCATTGACACAGCCGAAGTTTATGGCGAAGGACATTCTGAACAGATTGTGGCTGAGGCTTTGTCTGATGTGCGTGGCCAAGTGGAATATGCAACAAAAGTTTTCGCCAACCATCTCAAGTATGATCAAGTGATTGAAGCTTGCGATCGCTCCCTGAAAAATCTCCAGACTGATTACATAGACTTGTATCAAATTCATTGGCCTGCTGGTGCTTTCAATAGTGCGATAGTACCAATTGAGGAAACCATGAACGCCCTGAACTACCTGAAAGAGCAGGGAAAAATTCGCGCCATTGGTGTTTCTAACTTTTCCCGCACCCAATTAGCAGAAGCCTCACAATATGGCAGAATTGACAGCTTACAGCCTCCCTATTCTCTATTTTGGCGACAAGTAGAAAAGGATGCAGCACCCTACTGTGTGGAAAATCATATTTCTATCTTGGCCTATTCGCCCTTAGCTCAGGGATTGTTGACAGGGAAATTTACTCGCGGACAGGAATTTGATCCAGCCGATAACCGAGCTAAAAATAAACTGTTTCAAGGCGAAAATTTTGAACGCGCCCAACAAGCTTTAGATAAACTGCGCCCCATCGCCGAACGCCATAACGCTACTTTGGCGCAGTTAGCACTGGCTTGGTTAATTGCCCAACCCCAAACGAATGCGATCGCCGGTGCGCGTTATCCTGAACAAGCGAAAGATAATGCCCAAGCTGCCAATATTCAACTCTCTACTGACGAAATTAGCGAAATTGATGCGATCGGTCGTATTGTTACCGACCATCATGATGATAGTCCTGTGATGTGGAATTGGTAAAAGATTTCTTAAATATCACCCCAATTATCCACAAAAGATAGTTGGGGATCAAAGCTTTAAGATTTTATTGCAAAAATCTACAAAATATCAACTTTAGTAAACTAACACTTGATCATAATTAACTAGGTGCTAACTTAAATATCAAGACACCAAAAACCAAACTTAATGGGTAATGACTCGGTGTCTCCCGTCATCAGCCCAAGCAAATCCCAGCATATTTTATGTGATGTGGTAAAAAGCCCGAAGCAGGCAAAACCAAATCCCAAAGCGGAAAAACAAAGAATGCTGAATTTGCTAATTTTTATGTCCACCCTAGTTGTAAAATTTCTCAACTGTTTCCTTATTAAATTTAACAATTTTGAAATCTGTGAATTTTGGAAAACCTGGTCAACCTGCACCAGGTTTTTCAATATTTTAATGCTTTTCAACATAAAGAGATGATAAAGTATTATACATAATGCAAGGAGTGTCATAATTTACGCTTGAAAGCCTAGTAAAAAGACTGGGGTAAAACTACCAGTTTAAGACAGGTACTCAAGCAACCAAAGTACTTTGTTTGGGGTATTTTATGCACTTTAAATAGTACAGACAAGCCCACATTCGTGGGCTATTTTTTTGTTCACCTGGAAAAGTTGAATTTTGATATAAGTGCTTAGTAACTTACCGATAAAAAATATCCAAAATGTAGAGTGCGTCAGTGTGAGAAAGCCTAGTGGTACCAAGAAATTATTCCTACTGACGCACCCTAACAACCGTCAATTTGGAATAATTTATTTTTTGGTGTTACCTTACGAAAGACCATAAAAACTAACTCGACAGAGTAAGACTGATAAATCTGGTTAATTTTTGGCAACACATATAATAAGATGGAAATATTTTCTGATAGGAACAGGTAATGAAAAAAAATAATTTTTTAAAGAATGTTGTAGCCCCAATATTCGTAGCAAGTCTTTCTTTATCTTGCAACACTAATATTTCCCAAAGAACAGAATCAGCACAGGCTGTTGGACAGCAACAAACACAACCTCAAATTATCTATGGCGACTTAGTTATTAAAGAGCCGACAGATTATTTGATGATTCCAGTTAATTCCACAGGTAGGGATATAGAAAAAGAAGCTAGTTTCGATTATTCTCGTTCTTCTAAAGGATATAATGTGTTACTCCATAACTTCATCTTTTATCGTAAAGAAGACGGTGCAAGTCACCTTTTATTAAATAAGAAATCAATTATCCAGGCTTTTGATTTAGTAGAAATAAAAACAACTGGTCAGCCATCTACAAGAGTTTGGCTTTATCAAATTATTGATCAAGATACGAATAAAGATAATAAATTCAATCAAGAAGATGCTGTAATTGGTTATATGTCTGATTTGTCGGGAAAGAATCTGCAACAAGTAACACCTAACAATTCTAAAATTATTAATTGGGCAGTTGTACCGGGACGGAAGGAAATCTTTATCAAGATTATCAAAGATTCTAATAAAGATAATAAATTCTCGGCAGCAGATCAGATAAATTTCGTGAAGGTTAATCTTGCCCAACCTAGCATGGGTCAAGAAATTATTAGTGGACAAATAGAGCAAGAAATTAAATCTCTTATGAAATAATAAATCTTATGTCGTGGACTGACACGACTAAAATGATGCAACACACAAGAGCAAACAATTGTAGGCTGGGAAGCCACCGCCTTGGACGGGTCTCCCGGCTTGGGGCGAGTGGCGTTTGACGTAAGGAAACCCAACACCAGGAATCTATGTTGAGTTTTCGAGGTCAATGTTGGGTTGCGCTTTGCTTAACCCAACCTTGTATATTGAGGGAAGTAGTAGACCGTCCCAACCTTGGTACAAACCCTTGATTCATCGAGCAATTGACAAAACCCATTCTTGTAAAAGTGGGTTTACTTGATTGGGTACTTCATCATGAGGACAATGACCAGCCCTAAGAAAATGTTCAGTGAGTTCTGGATAATATAAGCGAAACTTTTGAGAACGTTCTCTAGCATTCATCCAAGGATCAGCTTCACCCCATAACATTAATAAAGGACAAGTTAATTGCTTTAATAGCACATCAACTTTTTCTCCTTGAGGACTGCTAAAAACTGAGACAAATACATCCAGCGCACCAACATCGTAAGCAGGACGAGCAATTTCTTCAACTAATTGGTTTGTAATTGCACTTTTATCAAGATATACCTTTTCTAAAGTTCGACGAATGACCCAACCTTGGCGCACGTATTGAAATAATAAAAATTGGGCTAAAGGTTGTCGAAAAATCCACTTAACACTATTACCAAATCTTTTTTGTAAAGGTGAGGATTGTTTGGGGGGCTGAATTTGTGATTGTAAAGCCTCTGGTTCTGGTGTGGCTTGAGTTTCACTAAATGGCCCAGCGCTATTGAGTAAAACTACACCAGCTGCGCTCTCAGGAAGTTGAGCAGCAACACACAAGCAAGCATAGCCACCAAGGGAATTACCTGCTAATACTGCTTTTTGACCAATGACTTCACTGATAAAATCATGGAGTTGGTCACGCCACAAGTCGCCGCCATATTGTAATTTAGGTTTAGCGGAACGCCCAAACCCCAAAAGGTCGATCGCAAATACTTCAAAATCATCACACAGTCCTGTGATATTCTTACGCCAGTGGTCTGTAGAAGCACCAAAGCCATGCACCAATAACAAAGGTGGGCGCTGCGGTTGCTTTTCCCCCGCACGAACGTAGTAAATCTTATGCCCTCGCCACTGCCAATATTGCCCAGGAATTGGAGTTGTAGAAGGGGCTGTAGTTATCTGCATATTACAAAGAAATGTTAAGTAGCTTTTAATAATTGTAGAGCTAGGAATGGGGAGTAGGGGAAGCAGGGAAAAGACAACTGTACAGACGCGATTAATCGCGTCTCTGACAACTGACTAATGATTAAAAACAATGATTACAGGCAAAACTAAACTATTAGGGGTAATTGGACATCCGGTGGAACATTCGCTCTCACCAGTGATGCACAATGCAGCGATCGCTCAATTAGGATTAGATTATGTATATCTGCCTTTTCCTATAGCACCAGATAATTTAGAAGCAGCGATCGCTCTTTTGGCTACTATTGGTGTTGTTGGTTTTAGTGTGACCATTCCTCACAAACAAGCAATCATCCCCCTGCTTTCCGAAATTAGCCCAGTTGCTCAAGCTATAGGCGCGGTAAATACTGTCACCCGTCAAAATAATCAATGGGTGGGGACAAACACAGATATAGAAGGGTTTATTGCCCCTTTGCAGACAACATATAAACGAGATTGGAGTCAGCAAATCGCCGTAATTTTAGGTAATGGTGGCGCTGCGAGAGCTGTTGTTGCTGGTTGTTATCAACTGGGTTTTGCGGAAATTCATGTGGTGGGGCGCAATGTGCAACGCTTAGAAGAATTTCGCCACAGTTGGGAAAATTCCCCCATTGCTGAGAATTTACAAGTGCATACCTGGGATTATCTAGCAAAGCTCATCCCTCAAGCTAACTTACTGGTGAACACAACCCCGATAGGGATGTATCCGCAGGTTGATGAGTCGCCTTTGAGTGCAGAGGAACTGGTGAATTTACAAACTGGTACTATTGCCTATGATTTGATATATATTCCCAAACCAACGCAATTTCTCCAAAAAGCCCAACAACAAGGCGCAATTATTATCGACGGCTTAGAAATGTTAGTTCAGCAAGGTGTAGCTGCTTTAAAAATTTGGTTGCAGCAGGACGATATTCCTGTAGATGTCATGCGTCAAGCTTTAATTAAGCACTTAGGTCTAAAGTGAGATTACCAATTAATTATCTGCACCATCAAGCTTGTTTAAAATAATCTGAATAGCATTGATGATTAATTCTGGTTGATCAATCCAAACAAAATGTCCGCTTTTTTCAGCATTAATTTGTACACAATCTGTGGATAAATTGATTATTTGCTTGTGCATTTGCTCCCGTAAATGATTAGCTGCTTTCATAGGTAACAGGATAGTCCAAAGGGAAGGATGGAAAAAAGTATTCGCTTTGATGCTAACTATGGGTAATCCCCTAAATTGCCTAGTTAAGTGAAGTTGACGGCTGCTTTTATCCAGATTTAAGAGTTCTCTAATCATGGTAATCCAGTGTTTGGGACGGCAAAAAGAACGCTTAATGGGGTTGAGTACTGCTGGAGGAAATTTAATTAATTCTCGTTTGATAATCTCAAATGTGCCAATCACATTGAGTAATCTGATAATGCCCAGAATTGAGGCTAAAATAGACATAAAAAAGCCA comes from the Nostoc sp. PCC 7120 = FACHB-418 genome and includes:
- the ggt gene encoding gamma-glutamyltransferase — its product is MPMFTKSKRVVCTVFSLGVLCYTQLASATITLPLRSKKGMVVSAHPLASETGVAMLRKGGNAVDAAVATTLAISVVEPFSAGIGGGGFLLMRSQKTGEIKALDFRERAPLKATRKMYLDDAGKVRPNASVNGYLAVATPGTIAGMYEVHRRYGKLPWHEVVKPAIALAKDGFVLDQKPTWRSIQVYETRKQAILSNQAAREIFTRNGEFYQPGEKLVQRDLAGTLEAIAQNPQSFYTGNIARAIAADMAKNGGLITLADLKAYKPIWRNPVCGNFRQAKICSMPPPSSGGVLLLQMLNIIGDTDLKSWGWHHPDALHLFTEAMKITYSDRSQYLGDPDFVKIPLQALISPAYGKKRRAEIDLHRATPSTQVKPIAPEILQQLEKAEIPQRIYANRYESPETSHINVVDEERNAVSLTFTVNYGFGSGVVASGTGILLNDEMDDFAAAPGVPNVFGLVGSEANAISPRKTPLSSMTPTIITENERLRMVVGAPGGSTIITQVLQIILNVLEYNMNVGAAVSVPRIHHQWLPDELRVETWGLDALTLQDLRRRGHNIKETNPWGNINAIVVTKEGDLEGAADPRGEGSPRGDMKLITND
- a CDS encoding DUF1802 family protein — protein: MNFELERSDLTTTVHTLKEWAVAINALEGGKTIMLLRKGGIHENKGRFQVAHEQVLLYPTYEHQQPSLLKTEYAGLVQPVTSGWHPETVRIGSWAQITDILPISDEVSVNALLPFHIWNENFISDRLKWKPQQPIFILLLRTYKLPQEQEIPYRAEYGGCKSWIDITSPIQLQDSQPVLSDSDYGQIVEEIRAIV
- a CDS encoding aldo/keto reductase encodes the protein MEKRTLGTSDVKISPILMGTWQAGKKMWVGIEDADSIKTIRAAFEAGITTIDTAEVYGEGHSEQIVAEALSDVRGQVEYATKVFANHLKYDQVIEACDRSLKNLQTDYIDLYQIHWPAGAFNSAIVPIEETMNALNYLKEQGKIRAIGVSNFSRTQLAEASQYGRIDSLQPPYSLFWRQVEKDAAPYCVENHISILAYSPLAQGLLTGKFTRGQEFDPADNRAKNKLFQGENFERAQQALDKLRPIAERHNATLAQLALAWLIAQPQTNAIAGARYPEQAKDNAQAANIQLSTDEISEIDAIGRIVTDHHDDSPVMWNW
- a CDS encoding alpha/beta fold hydrolase → MQITTAPSTTPIPGQYWQWRGHKIYYVRAGEKQPQRPPLLLVHGFGASTDHWRKNITGLCDDFEVFAIDLLGFGRSAKPKLQYGGDLWRDQLHDFISEVIGQKAVLAGNSLGGYACLCVAAQLPESAAGVVLLNSAGPFSETQATPEPEALQSQIQPPKQSSPLQKRFGNSVKWIFRQPLAQFLLFQYVRQGWVIRRTLEKVYLDKSAITNQLVEEIARPAYDVGALDVFVSVFSSPQGEKVDVLLKQLTCPLLMLWGEADPWMNARERSQKFRLYYPELTEHFLRAGHCPHDEVPNQVNPLLQEWVLSIAR
- a CDS encoding shikimate dehydrogenase, yielding MITGKTKLLGVIGHPVEHSLSPVMHNAAIAQLGLDYVYLPFPIAPDNLEAAIALLATIGVVGFSVTIPHKQAIIPLLSEISPVAQAIGAVNTVTRQNNQWVGTNTDIEGFIAPLQTTYKRDWSQQIAVILGNGGAARAVVAGCYQLGFAEIHVVGRNVQRLEEFRHSWENSPIAENLQVHTWDYLAKLIPQANLLVNTTPIGMYPQVDESPLSAEELVNLQTGTIAYDLIYIPKPTQFLQKAQQQGAIIIDGLEMLVQQGVAALKIWLQQDDIPVDVMRQALIKHLGLK